Proteins encoded within one genomic window of Anastrepha ludens isolate Willacy chromosome 4, idAnaLude1.1, whole genome shotgun sequence:
- the LOC128859610 gene encoding isoleucine--tRNA ligase, mitochondrial isoform X1 yields MLRVIIYSRCVRCFSIKQAAKPPIKYTDTINLPTTKFPNRLSASKRLEIERQLVEGVLSEAYCYQLKHNREPTFVLHDGPPYANGDLHMGHAVNKILKDITIRQHVAQGRKVHYIPGWDCHGLPIELKATAKKNEKTKDKDALSIRHMSRDFALSAMQRQKHEFRSWGVLSDWLNEENIYLTMRPNFIINQLKMFMDLYERGLVYRALKPVYWSPSSGTALAEAELEYDENFVSPSVYLRLLLTEVPSSISLAPNTNLYALIWTTTPWTLPSNQAICYNSSLEYSVIKLPNFGNHLYLIATSLLSNFEDTTSISYERVQTLMATELSKCTYQHPIFTEKKNLPFFDAAHVQETKGTGFVHTAPAHGPEDFLIGLENKLPVTCFVNEDGLYSLDAPSILRGKPVLGEGDEIVLQSIATDLIHVGKLTHSYPIDWRTKKPVIIRASEQWFMNTEQLKDRAIEEISKINVYPRVQADASRKTLMSQVRKRPYWCISRQRIWGVPIPVFYERATKNIFLNKPLINHICALIEKEGNVDFWWSKSVEEIIPQNILDQFNMRAVDLEQGGDIFDIWFDSGSTWSSVLRDEKVADVYLEGYDQFGGWFQSSLLTSIAARNRSPYKSIFVHGFTVDDKGHKMSKSLGNVISPNDIINKYGVDVLRWWVASHGAQNMSITVSEKLMQQSADSVHKIRAILRFLNGVIREKSEKDDSLLDSKNIYLNRYILSALVEYENEIRQLYDAYEYNRVVTSVQNFVTNQVSAIYVHTIKDRLYCGDDVDLRNIRFTLLNCYKILCTTLWPLTPFLVEESWNFYDPSSAFHQQSFSANSEWMDTNAKNTINAALEIKRLINQQAGSTNSFNLEVQIFFDESNEQMQLLRALHDGELGVQVSNSELCELLQVQSVSLHPSHNVDSCSIKMQKLNVALCARCRRYAVENIDSVCARCAHVLSSK; encoded by the exons atgttgaGGGTGATAATTTATTCTCGTTGTGTAagatgtttttcaataaaacaagCGGCAAAACCACCTATAAAATATACGGATACTATTAATTtaccaacaacaaaatttccaaatcgTTTAAGTGCTTCAAAACGTTTGGAAATAGAGCGTCAATTGGTTGAG GGAGTGCTTTCCGAGGCATATTGCTACCAGCTTAAGCATAATCGTGAGCCAACCTTTGTGCTACACGATGGTCCACCATACGCGAATGGAGATCTGCACATGGGCCACGCCGTAAATAAG ATTCTGAAGGATATCACTATACGTCAGCATGTGGCGCAAGGTCGAAAAGTGCATTACATACCTGGTTGGGACTGTCATGGTTTGCCGATTGAGTTGAAAGCAACCGCTAAAAAGAATGAGAAGACCAAAGACAAAGATGCGCTCAGCATACGACATATGT ctCGCGATTTCGCTTTAAGTGCAATGCAACGACAAAAACACGAGTTTCGTTCTTGGGGTGTGCTAAGTGATTGGCTTAATGAGGAAAACATTTATCTTACAATGCGACCGAACTTTATAATAAATCAGTTAAAGATGTTCATGGATTTATATGAGCGAGGTTTGGTATACCGAGCTTTGAAGCCGGTATATTGGTCACCTTCGTCGGG AACAGCTTTAGCTGAAGCAGAACTGGAATACGACGAGAACTTCGTTAGTCCATCAGTATACTTACGTTTACTATTAACGGAAGTGCCCAGTAGTATCAGTTTAGCTCCCAATACTAATTTATACGCTTTGATTTGGACAACGACACCATGGACACTACCTAGTAATCAAGCAATTTGCTACAATTCATCGCTAGAATACAGTGTGATTAAATTGCCGAATTTCGGTAATCATTTGTACCTCATTGCAACGAGTTTATTAAGCAATTTTGAGGATACTACCAGCATTTCATATGAGCGAGTACAGACATTGATGGCTACAGAACTATCTAAGTGTACCTACCAGCATCCAATTTTCACAGAGAAGAAAAATTTGCCATTCTTCGATGCAGCTCATGTGCAGGAAACAAAGGGTACTGGTTTTGTGCATACCGCACCAGCTCATGGGCCTGAAGACTTTTTGATTGGTCTTGAGAATAAATTGCCAGTG ACGTGTTTTGTAAATGAAGACGGTTTATATTCCTTGGACGCTCCTAGCATACTTAGGGGAAAACCTGTACTTGGCGAAGGTGATGAAATAGTGTTGCAAAGCATTGCAACAGATTTGATACATGTTGGCAAGCTTACACATTCATACCCAATTGATTGGCGTACGAAAAAGCCTGTGATAATACGTGCCAGTGAGCAATGGTTTATGAATACAGAACAGCTAAAAGACCGCGCTATTGAAGAG ATCAGCAAAATCAATGTGTATCCCCGTGTACAAGCGGATGCGAGTAGAAAAACGCTGATGTCTCAAGTGCGCAAACGGCCATATTGGTGCATATCACGCCAACGTATCTGGGGCGTGCCCATACCAGTTTTTTATGAACGAgccacgaaaaatatttttttaaataa GCCTCTGATCAATCATATCTGTGCTCTCATAGAGAAAGAAGGCAATGTTGATTTTTGGTGGTCGAAAAGCGTCGAAGAAATTATACCTCAAAATATTTTGGACCAATTTAATATGCGTGCTGTTGATTTGGAACAAGGTGGAGACATATTTGATATATGGTTCGATTCAGGCAGTACATGGTCAAGCGTGCTACGTGATGAGAAAGTGGCAGACGTCTACCTTGAAGGATATGATCAGTTCGGTGGCTGGTTCCAATCATCGTTGCTGACAAGTATTGCGGCGAGAAATCGTTCACCCTATAA ATCGATATTTGTACATGGTTTCACGGTCGACGACAAGGGCCACAAAATGTCGAAATCACTCGGCAATGTTATCTCACCAAAcgatatcattaataaatatgGAGTCGATGTTTTGAG GTGGTGGGTGGCTTCACATGGCGCTCAAAACATGTCCATAACGGTCAGTGAGAAGTTGATGCAACAATCCGCAGATAGCGTTCACAAAATACGCGCTATCTTACGCTTTTTAAATGGTGTAATCAGGGAGAAATCAGAAAAAGACGATAGTTTGCTTGACAGCAAAAACATTTACTTAAATCGATACATTTTAAGCGCTTTAGTGGAATACGAAAATGAG atAAGGCAATTATATGATGCATATGAATACAATCGTGTAGTAACTAGCGTGCAAAACTTTGTGACCAACCAAGTTTCGGCCATTTATGTGCATACCATAAAGGATCGCCTCTATTGTGGCGATGACGTCGACTTAAGAAATATACGTTTCACTCTGCTTAACTGTTATAAAATACTTTGTACCACACTGTGGCCGCTTACGCCTTTCTTAGTGGAGGAAAGTTGGAATTTTTACG atCCTAGTAGCGCATTTCACCAACAAAGTTTTAGTGCGAATTCTGAATGGATGGACACTAACGCGAAAAATACTATAAATGCTGCACTGGAAATTAAACGATTAATCAACCAGCAGGCCGGTAGTACAAATTCATTTAATCTAGAAGTACAAATTTTCTTTGACGAAAGCAATGAACAAATGCAACTGCTTCGAGCACTACACGACGGAGAACTGGGAGTACAAGTGTCAAATTCAGAGCTTTGTGAGCTTCTTCAAGTCCAAAGCGTATCCCTACATCCATCCCATAATGTTGATTCGTGCAGCATTAAGATGCAGAAATTAAATGTAGCCCTGTGTGCTCGCTGTCGACGCTATGCAGTAGAAAACATCGATAGCGTTTGTGCCCGCTGTGCACATGTTTTATCCAGCAAATAG
- the LOC128859610 gene encoding isoleucine--tRNA ligase, mitochondrial isoform X2, whose protein sequence is MGHAVNKILKDITIRQHVAQGRKVHYIPGWDCHGLPIELKATAKKNEKTKDKDALSIRHMSRDFALSAMQRQKHEFRSWGVLSDWLNEENIYLTMRPNFIINQLKMFMDLYERGLVYRALKPVYWSPSSGTALAEAELEYDENFVSPSVYLRLLLTEVPSSISLAPNTNLYALIWTTTPWTLPSNQAICYNSSLEYSVIKLPNFGNHLYLIATSLLSNFEDTTSISYERVQTLMATELSKCTYQHPIFTEKKNLPFFDAAHVQETKGTGFVHTAPAHGPEDFLIGLENKLPVTCFVNEDGLYSLDAPSILRGKPVLGEGDEIVLQSIATDLIHVGKLTHSYPIDWRTKKPVIIRASEQWFMNTEQLKDRAIEEISKINVYPRVQADASRKTLMSQVRKRPYWCISRQRIWGVPIPVFYERATKNIFLNKPLINHICALIEKEGNVDFWWSKSVEEIIPQNILDQFNMRAVDLEQGGDIFDIWFDSGSTWSSVLRDEKVADVYLEGYDQFGGWFQSSLLTSIAARNRSPYKSIFVHGFTVDDKGHKMSKSLGNVISPNDIINKYGVDVLRWWVASHGAQNMSITVSEKLMQQSADSVHKIRAILRFLNGVIREKSEKDDSLLDSKNIYLNRYILSALVEYENEIRQLYDAYEYNRVVTSVQNFVTNQVSAIYVHTIKDRLYCGDDVDLRNIRFTLLNCYKILCTTLWPLTPFLVEESWNFYDPSSAFHQQSFSANSEWMDTNAKNTINAALEIKRLINQQAGSTNSFNLEVQIFFDESNEQMQLLRALHDGELGVQVSNSELCELLQVQSVSLHPSHNVDSCSIKMQKLNVALCARCRRYAVENIDSVCARCAHVLSSK, encoded by the exons ATGGGCCACGCCGTAAATAAG ATTCTGAAGGATATCACTATACGTCAGCATGTGGCGCAAGGTCGAAAAGTGCATTACATACCTGGTTGGGACTGTCATGGTTTGCCGATTGAGTTGAAAGCAACCGCTAAAAAGAATGAGAAGACCAAAGACAAAGATGCGCTCAGCATACGACATATGT ctCGCGATTTCGCTTTAAGTGCAATGCAACGACAAAAACACGAGTTTCGTTCTTGGGGTGTGCTAAGTGATTGGCTTAATGAGGAAAACATTTATCTTACAATGCGACCGAACTTTATAATAAATCAGTTAAAGATGTTCATGGATTTATATGAGCGAGGTTTGGTATACCGAGCTTTGAAGCCGGTATATTGGTCACCTTCGTCGGG AACAGCTTTAGCTGAAGCAGAACTGGAATACGACGAGAACTTCGTTAGTCCATCAGTATACTTACGTTTACTATTAACGGAAGTGCCCAGTAGTATCAGTTTAGCTCCCAATACTAATTTATACGCTTTGATTTGGACAACGACACCATGGACACTACCTAGTAATCAAGCAATTTGCTACAATTCATCGCTAGAATACAGTGTGATTAAATTGCCGAATTTCGGTAATCATTTGTACCTCATTGCAACGAGTTTATTAAGCAATTTTGAGGATACTACCAGCATTTCATATGAGCGAGTACAGACATTGATGGCTACAGAACTATCTAAGTGTACCTACCAGCATCCAATTTTCACAGAGAAGAAAAATTTGCCATTCTTCGATGCAGCTCATGTGCAGGAAACAAAGGGTACTGGTTTTGTGCATACCGCACCAGCTCATGGGCCTGAAGACTTTTTGATTGGTCTTGAGAATAAATTGCCAGTG ACGTGTTTTGTAAATGAAGACGGTTTATATTCCTTGGACGCTCCTAGCATACTTAGGGGAAAACCTGTACTTGGCGAAGGTGATGAAATAGTGTTGCAAAGCATTGCAACAGATTTGATACATGTTGGCAAGCTTACACATTCATACCCAATTGATTGGCGTACGAAAAAGCCTGTGATAATACGTGCCAGTGAGCAATGGTTTATGAATACAGAACAGCTAAAAGACCGCGCTATTGAAGAG ATCAGCAAAATCAATGTGTATCCCCGTGTACAAGCGGATGCGAGTAGAAAAACGCTGATGTCTCAAGTGCGCAAACGGCCATATTGGTGCATATCACGCCAACGTATCTGGGGCGTGCCCATACCAGTTTTTTATGAACGAgccacgaaaaatatttttttaaataa GCCTCTGATCAATCATATCTGTGCTCTCATAGAGAAAGAAGGCAATGTTGATTTTTGGTGGTCGAAAAGCGTCGAAGAAATTATACCTCAAAATATTTTGGACCAATTTAATATGCGTGCTGTTGATTTGGAACAAGGTGGAGACATATTTGATATATGGTTCGATTCAGGCAGTACATGGTCAAGCGTGCTACGTGATGAGAAAGTGGCAGACGTCTACCTTGAAGGATATGATCAGTTCGGTGGCTGGTTCCAATCATCGTTGCTGACAAGTATTGCGGCGAGAAATCGTTCACCCTATAA ATCGATATTTGTACATGGTTTCACGGTCGACGACAAGGGCCACAAAATGTCGAAATCACTCGGCAATGTTATCTCACCAAAcgatatcattaataaatatgGAGTCGATGTTTTGAG GTGGTGGGTGGCTTCACATGGCGCTCAAAACATGTCCATAACGGTCAGTGAGAAGTTGATGCAACAATCCGCAGATAGCGTTCACAAAATACGCGCTATCTTACGCTTTTTAAATGGTGTAATCAGGGAGAAATCAGAAAAAGACGATAGTTTGCTTGACAGCAAAAACATTTACTTAAATCGATACATTTTAAGCGCTTTAGTGGAATACGAAAATGAG atAAGGCAATTATATGATGCATATGAATACAATCGTGTAGTAACTAGCGTGCAAAACTTTGTGACCAACCAAGTTTCGGCCATTTATGTGCATACCATAAAGGATCGCCTCTATTGTGGCGATGACGTCGACTTAAGAAATATACGTTTCACTCTGCTTAACTGTTATAAAATACTTTGTACCACACTGTGGCCGCTTACGCCTTTCTTAGTGGAGGAAAGTTGGAATTTTTACG atCCTAGTAGCGCATTTCACCAACAAAGTTTTAGTGCGAATTCTGAATGGATGGACACTAACGCGAAAAATACTATAAATGCTGCACTGGAAATTAAACGATTAATCAACCAGCAGGCCGGTAGTACAAATTCATTTAATCTAGAAGTACAAATTTTCTTTGACGAAAGCAATGAACAAATGCAACTGCTTCGAGCACTACACGACGGAGAACTGGGAGTACAAGTGTCAAATTCAGAGCTTTGTGAGCTTCTTCAAGTCCAAAGCGTATCCCTACATCCATCCCATAATGTTGATTCGTGCAGCATTAAGATGCAGAAATTAAATGTAGCCCTGTGTGCTCGCTGTCGACGCTATGCAGTAGAAAACATCGATAGCGTTTGTGCCCGCTGTGCACATGTTTTATCCAGCAAATAG